The Tamandua tetradactyla isolate mTamTet1 chromosome 23, mTamTet1.pri, whole genome shotgun sequence genome includes a window with the following:
- the VASN gene encoding vasorin, producing the protein MCPRILPPLLLPLLLPLLALGPGVLRGCPAGCQCQQPGTVFCAARRDPRLPRDLPPSTVGLYVFENGITTLEVDSFVALPGLQLLDLSQNQLASLPRGVFQPLANLSNLDLTANRLREVTNETFRSLQGLERLYLGKNRIRHIQPGAFDGLGRLLELKLQDNELRGLPALHLPRLLLLDLSHNSLSGLEPGVLDTPNVEALRLAGLGLRRLDDGLLGHLHNLHDLDVSDNQLEHVPPVLGALRGLTRLRLAGNTRIAQLRPEELAGLAALQELDLSNLSLQALPPGLFGPFPRLRLLAAARNPFNCVCPLSWFGQWVRESRVTLASPEETRCHFPPKNAGRLLLQLDYHDFGCPATTTTATAPTVGPAAREPTPPPTSAVPTPPQPTEPATEAPSPPPATQPTTGPASPPQDCPASTCLNGGTCSVSARGHLECLCPEGLVGLYCEGREGPGTHPTRAPATPRLPHALPLRVEPASPTSLRVGLQRYLQSPVPLRSLRLTYRNLSGPDKRLVMLRLPASLAEYTVTQLQPNATYSICVQPLGTAWVPEGEEACGEAQTPPATRSSHAPVTQTYEGHLPLLIAPALAALLLAALAAVGTAYCVRRGRATAAGARGKGQVGPGSGPLELEGVKVPLESGPQGAEVGGEAPLGGPECEVPLMGYPGPSLQGPPLSKAYT; encoded by the coding sequence ATGTGCCCAAGGATCCTGCCGCccctgctgctgccgctgctgctaCCGCTGTTGGCCCTGGGCCCCGGGGTGCTGCGGGGCTGCCCGGCAGGCTGCCAGTGCCAGCAGCCAGGGACTGTCTTCTGCGCAGCCCGCAGGGACCCTAGGCTGCCCCGGGACCTGCCGCCCAGCACGGTGGGCCTCTACGTCTTTGAGAACGGGATCACCACGCTCGAGGTGGACAGCTTCGTGGCCCTGCCCGGCCTGCAGctcctggacctgtcacagaaccaGCTCGCCAGCCTGCCCCGTGGGGTCTTCCAGCCGCTCGCCAACCTCAGCAACCTGGACCTGACAGCCAACAGGCTCCGCGAGGTCACCAACGAGACCTTCCGCAGCCTGCAGGGCCTCGAGCGCCTCTACCTGGGCAAAAATCGCATCCGCCACATCCAGCCAGGGGCCTTCGATGGGCTCGGCCGCCTCCTGGAGCTCAAGCTGCAGGACAACGAGCTGCGGGGCCTGCCCGCCCTGCACCTGCCGCGCCTGCTGCTGCTCGACCTCAGCCACAACAGCCTCTCGGGGCTGGAGCCGGGCGTCCTGGACACCCCCAATGTGGAGGCGCTCCGGCTGGCCGGCCTGGGGCTGCGCCGGCTCGATGATGGGCTCTTGGGCCACCTGCACAACCTGCACGACCTGGACGTGTCTGACAACCAGCTGGAGCACGTGCCGCCCGTGCTCGGGGCTCTGCGGGGCCTGACACGCCTGCGGCTGGCCGGCAACACCCGCATCGCCCAGCTGCGGCCCGAGGAGCTGGCCGGCCTGGCGGCCCTCCAGGAGCTGGACCTCAGCAACCTCAGCCTGCAGGCCCTGCCGCCGGGGCTCTTCGGGCCCTTCCCCCGCCTGCGCCTGCTGGCCGCTGCCCGCAACCCCTTCAACTGCGTGTGCCCGCTGAGTTGGTTCGGCCAGTGGGTGCGTGAGAGCCGCGTCACGCTGGCCAGCCCGGAGGAGACGCGCTGCCACTTCCCGCCCAAGAATGCCGGTCGGCTGCTCCTGCAGCTCGACTATCATGACTTCGGCTGCCCGGCCACCACCACCACAGCCACTGCGCCCACTGTGGGGCCCGCTGCCCGGGAGCCCACGCCGCCACCTACCAGCGCAGTGCCCACACCCCCCCAGCCCACGGAGCCTGCCACCGAGGCGCCCAGCCCTCCGCCCGCCACCCAGCCCACCACAGGGCCCGCGTCCCCGCCCCAGGACTGCCCAGCCTCCACCTGCCTCAACGGGGGCACCTGCAGCGTGAGTGCGCGTGGACACCTGGAGTGCCTGTGCCCGGAGGGCCTCGTGGGCCTGTACTGCGAGGGCCGGGAGGGGCCAGGCACACATCCCACCCGTGCCCCGGCCACGCCCAGGCTGCCCCACGCCCTGCCCCTCCGCGTGGAGCCCGCCAGTCCCACCTCCCTGCGCGTGGGGCTCCAACGCTACCTGCAGAGCCCCGTGCCGCTCCGCAGCCTGCGCCTCACCTACCGCAACCTGTCCGGCCCTGACAAGCGGCTGGTAATGCTGCGGCTGCCTGCCTCGCTCGCCGAGTACACAGTCACCCAGCTGCAGCCCAATGCCACCTACTCCATCTGCGTCCAGCCCCTGGGGACCGCGTGGGTGCCTGAGGGCGAGGAGGCCTGTGGGGAGGCCCAAACACCCCCTGCCACTCGCTCCAGCCATGCCCCCGTCACCCAGACCTATGAAGGCCACCTGCCCCTCCTCATCGCGCCTGCTCTGGCTGCCCTGCTCCTGGCTGCGCTGGCCGCTGTGGGCACGGCCTACTGCGTGCGGCGGGGGCGGGCCACAGCCGCAGGGGCTCGTGGCAAAGGGCAGGTGGGGCCAGGGTCTGGGCCCCTGGAGCTAGAGGGTGTGAAGGTGCCCCTGGAGTCAGGCCCCCAGGGTGCTGAGGTGGGTGGGGAGGCCCCGCTGGGCGGGCCTGAGTGCGAAGTGCCGCTCATGGGCTACCCCGGGCCCAGCCTCCAGGGGCCACCCCTCTCCAAGGCCTATACCTAA